The Flavobacteriales bacterium genomic interval TTTCTTGGTAACTATTTGATTTTCGCTAAGAATAGATAAATAATTTTCCTTTTTTTCAATTACATTTAATACCAGTAACTACCTAGCTAAATGAACAGATTGTTAAAGTATTTTCTACAAGGTTTACTCTACATTATACCGGTAACTATAACCTTATATATCACCGTTCAAGCGTTAAAATTAATTGACGGAATATTACCCTTTCCTATACCCGGATTAGGAATATTAGTCTTACTAATATTAATTACTGCCTTAGGATATTTAGGTAGTACAATACTCGCGCAACCTATAATTTCTTACTTCGATGGGCTAATAAAAAAAGCTCCTCTAATGAAAGTAATTTACACAAGTATTAAAGACTTGTTAGGTGCC includes:
- a CDS encoding DUF502 domain-containing protein, which gives rise to MNRLLKYFLQGLLYIIPVTITLYITVQALKLIDGILPFPIPGLGILVLLILITALGYLGSTILAQPIISYFDGLIKKAPLMKVIYTSIKDLLGAFVGNKKRFDKPVLVKIGKDSGMEKMGFITQKNLSMLGISEGKSAVYLPHSYNFSGNLFVVANEQITPLDMNAADAMKFIVSGGVTTVDEDH